In Temnothorax longispinosus isolate EJ_2023e chromosome 10, Tlon_JGU_v1, whole genome shotgun sequence, a single window of DNA contains:
- the Pngl gene encoding peptide-N(4)-(N-acetyl-beta-glucosaminyl)asparagine amidase, with the protein MDENLERCVKSLEENADDVRDEARRALLSICRNVLRSPSNYRSRELRLDDEVVVEKLLPAIGAMECLFDVGYVEDGERIFLPRNASLSKLQSLSRLLCTATGSSPITDDIDKTSTAQKAFFDGIVGHFRSVMYYEDPNLQRKAKQVVPIVQLEIATMTKIRDLQKSFKSDNTAEATSSQFEAELIAKDLFLIELLRWFKHEFFEWVNSPTCPTCSTECTYENVIQSTDPRCSRIELHRCQKCNIVVEFPRYTHPEPLLSLRRGRCGEWANVFTLLCRSLGYDARFICDETDHVWTEIWSASNKRWVHVDPCENVIDKPLMYERGWQKKLTYIIAYSKDEVQDVTWRYTRDQQAVMKRRRACSEQSLTHLLQSLTHQRQNSAGYSRARREYVVKRKLLELADMLYIPNSRNKDSDEEAYEGRTSGSLMWRLARGEVTQAEGKSYVWDISKYGQTFELRYNVVEDLYHVVRDNAVLERKSGWLEGMNATEGGIFRKVENDWKMVYLARSPQAERGRVKWTFEIANSESRLETFALKATSEVFQGAKVSWEIEATFDDGRAVVVAVPSCDGFRTEEVRGAVRLNVIVTLSGGRGQEAWQHAQLFRQSLNNTEKPSMIINIQLKNHGV; encoded by the exons ATGGACGAGAACCTGGAGCGTTGCGTGAAGTCTCTGGAGGAGAATGCGGATGATGTGCGTGACGAAGCTCGACGAGCACTGCTGAGTATCTGCCGGAATGTCCTGAGATCGCCGAGCAATTACAGGTCCCGCGAGCTGCGTCTCGACGACGAGGTCGTTGTTGAGAAACTTCTGCCGGCCATCGGTGCCATGGAGTGCCTGTTCGACGTCGGCTACGTGGAG GATGGAGAACGCATATTCTTACCGCGAAACGCGTCCCTCTCGAAGCTCCAGAGTCTATCAAGACTGCTGTGCACCGCGACAGGGAGCAGTCCTATAACCGACGACATTGACAAGACGTCTACGGCGCAGAAGGCGTTCTTCGATGGAATCGTTGGACATTTTCGTAGTGTTATGTACTACGAGGATCCAAATCTGCAAAGAAAGGCCAAACAAGTCGTACCCATTGTACAATTAGAAATCGCAACGATGACGAAGATAAGGGATTTGCAAAA ATCTTTTAAGTCAGACAATACAGCTGAAGCTACCTCTTCGCAATTCGAGGCAGAATTGATAGCCAAGGATTTATTCCTGATCGAGCTTCTACGCTGGTTTAAGCACGAATTTTTTGAATGGGTTAACAGCCCGACGTGCCCGACGTGCTCCACCGAATGTACGTACGAAAATGTGATACAATCTACGGATCCTCGTTGCTCAAGGATAGAATTGCACAG ATGTCAAAAGTGCAATATAGTTGTCGAATTTCCTCGTTATACGCATCCAGAGCCACTGCTGAGCCTGAGACGCGGTCGCTGCGGGGAATGGGCGAATGTCTTCACCCTTTTATGCCGGTCCTTAGGCTACGACGCGCGATTTATATGCGATGAGACGGATCACGTCTGGACGGAG ATATGGTCGGCGTCGAACAAGAGATGGGTCCACGTAGACCCGTGCGAAAACGTCATAGACAAGCCGTTGATGTACGAAAGGGGATGGCAAAAGAAGTTGACATACATAATAGCCTATTCTAAGGATGAGGTGCAGGATGTCACATGGCGTTATACGCGAGACCAGCAAGCCGTTATGAAGAGGCGAAGAGCCTGCTCCGAACAGAGTTTAACACATTTGCTCCAATCGTTGACCCATCAGCGGCAAAACTCCGCCGGTTACAGCCGTGCGCGTAGAGAGTACGTCGTCAAGCGGAAACTGCTGGAGCTTGCCGATATGCTGTACATTCCAAATTCGCGGAATAAGGATTCTGACGAAGAAGCCTACGAGGGACGAACCTCGGGCTCTCTCATGTGGAGACTGGCACGAGGCGAAGTCACGCAG gCCGAGGGAAAGAGCTACGTATGGGACATTTCCAAATACGGGCAAACGTTCGAGCTGCGGTACAACGTCGTTGAAGATCTATATCACGTTGTGCGCGACAACGCTGTTCTGGAACGAAAATCTGGATGGCTGGAAGGGATGAACGCCACGGAGGGTGGGATCTTCCGTAAAGTGGAGAACGACTGGAAGATGGTTTACTTGGCGCGGTCGCCACAGGCGGAACGCGGACGTGTTAAGTGGACCTTCGAAATCGCCAATTCCGAATCGCGTCTAGAGACGTTCGCTCTGAAAGCCACGTCGGAGGTGTTTCAAGGTGCCAAGGTGTCCTGGGAGATCGAGGCTACCTTCGACGACGGCAGAGCGGTCGTCGTAGCCGTTCCCAGCTGCGACGGCTTCCGCACGGAAGAAGTGAGAGGGGCGGTGCGACTGAACGTGATCGTAACGTTGTCCGGCGGACGAGGTCAGGAAGCTTGGCAGCACGCTCAACTCTTTCGCCAGAGCCTGAACAACACCGAGAAACCGTCTATGATAATTAACATTCAATTGAAGAACCATGGCGTATGA
- the Ilk gene encoding integrin-linked protein kinase homolog pat-4 yields MEDIFQWCREGNAMQVRVWLDDTEHDLNQGDDHGFSPLHWCCKEGHIKLAELLVSRGARVNATNRGDDTPLHLASAHGHKEIVQLLLRNRADVNVTNEHGNTALHYACFWGDQAVAEELVAAGALVSIANKDGDTPLDKARGVVAKRLHDLAVEYGQDLKKIQFKDQSWLGLKTRSRDATLSRHKGISMADLALHMHLASTPSGETWRGRWQNNDIVAKILNIRECTARISRDFNEEFPKLRIFSHPNVLPVLGCVNQPPQLATVSQYMTRGSLHRLLHGGTGVVVDTARALRLALDVARAMAFLHGLDRQNRCRFHLNSKHIMIDDDLTARVNMADAKFSFQEVGRIYEPAWMSPEALSKRPADINHEASDMWSFAVLLWELATREVPFADLSPMECGMKIALEDLRISIPPGISPHLAKLIRICMNEDPGKRPSFDMVVPILDKMKR; encoded by the exons ATGGAGGATATATTTCAGTGGTGTCGCGAGGGAAACGCTATGCAGGTCCGTGTCTGGTTGGACGACACGGAGCACGATCTCAATCAGGG AGATGATCACGGGTTTAGTCCGCTTCACTGGTGCTGTAAGGAAGGTCACATAAAGTTAGCAGAGTTGCTAGTTAGCAGAGGGGCACGCGTTAACGCCACCAACAGAGGGGACGATACTCCGTTGCATCTGGCCTCGGCGCACGGACACAAGGAGATAGTACAGTTG TTGCTGAGAAACCGTGCCGACGTAAACGTCACGAACGAACATGGGAACACCGCTCTGCACTACGCTTGCTTCTGGGGAGATCAGGCGGTTGCGGAAGAATTGGTCGCGGCCGGTGCTCTCGTGTCCATCGCGAACAAGGACGGCGACACTCCCCTCGACAAGGCCAGAGGTGTTGTGGCCAAGAGATTGCACG ATTTGGCAGTGGAATATGGACAAGACTTGAAGAAGATACAGTTCAAGGATCAGAGCTGGTTAGGACTGAAGACCAGGAGTC GAGATGCGACTCTCTCGAGGCACAAAGGGATCAGTATGGCGGACCTGGCCCTCCATATGCACCTCGCGAGCACACCGAGCGGCGAAACCTGGAGAGGCCGATGGCAGAACAACGATATCGTCGCCAAGATACTGAACATCCGCGAGTGTACCGCGCGCATTTCCAGGGATTTCAACGAGGAGTTCCCGAAGCTGAGAATCTTCTCGCACCCGAACGTTCTGCCGGTCCTCGGTTGCGTGAATCAGCCGCCGCAGTTGGCGACCGTCTCCCAGTATATGACGCGCGGCAGCTTGCACCGGCTCCTGCACGGCGGGACGGGTGTCGTCGTGGACACGGCGCGTGCCCTCCGATTGGCCCTCGACGTCGCCAGAGCTATGGCTTTCCTTCACGGTTTGGATCGGCAGAACAGATGCAGATTCCACCTCAACAGCAAGCATATAATG ATCGACGACGATCTAACAGCTCGTGTGAACATGGCGGACGCGAAGTTCTCTTTCCAAGAAGTCGGGCGAATTTATGAGCCGGCATGGATGTCGCCGGAGGCTCTGAGCAAGCGTCCAGCGGACATCAATCACGAGGCTAGCGATATGTGGAGCTTCGCCGTTCTCCTGTGGGAGTTGGCGACCAGAGAAGTACCGTTTGCGGATCTATCGCCTATGGAATGTGGCATGAAG attgcCCTGGAAGATTTACGCATAAGCATTCCGCCGGGCATTTCTCCGCATCTCGCAAAGCTCATTCGAATTTGCATGAACGAGGATCCTGGCAAACGACCGTCCTTCGACATGGTTGTGCCGATCCTTGATAAGATGAAACGCTGA